The Rhodothermales bacterium genome has a segment encoding these proteins:
- a CDS encoding DUF4097 family beta strand repeat protein gives MRTAAACILTLLLIAPAGAQDLRESSEGFELTRTRSFTQSVDHIRIGGLSGSLRIVGGASSVELEERLVFRVRERSEARRLLEVTPDDARIVGTTFEVDTQPVREVSRQLRLRVPERVSILADLAGGAIEVTGTRGDARLRTSGGAVSVENLVGRLEISSAGGALSVRSVEGPVRATTSGGSVSLRGVAGRVEVVTAGGGVLVRETGSDVQVSTAGGEVIVEGAAGRVEVSTAGGDINVTSVGGAAELSTAGGNLAVRAIAGHVEGTTSGGDVSAQELLAGADLETFAGDIVLLDVAGPLRVMTQVGDVILRLSATEDAPDVTATTQSGDVEIWLSQAVSARLEATLGMAGGLSGHDISSDFPVTRESLGSARIRSVGVLGAGAGRVRLDARNGSIRIRTLR, from the coding sequence GTCGAGCGAAGGATTCGAACTGACGAGGACTCGTTCCTTTACCCAGTCCGTCGACCACATCCGGATCGGAGGGCTAAGCGGCTCACTCCGCATTGTGGGCGGGGCCAGCTCGGTGGAACTGGAGGAACGGCTTGTATTCCGGGTCCGGGAGCGATCTGAGGCCCGGCGCCTGCTTGAGGTCACGCCTGATGACGCCAGGATAGTGGGGACGACCTTCGAGGTCGACACCCAGCCCGTTCGAGAAGTCAGCCGCCAACTCCGGCTGCGTGTGCCTGAACGCGTCTCGATTCTCGCGGATCTGGCCGGCGGCGCCATTGAGGTCACCGGGACGCGCGGGGACGCTCGGCTCCGCACGTCAGGCGGAGCAGTGTCCGTCGAGAACCTGGTGGGTCGTCTGGAGATCTCCAGTGCCGGCGGTGCGCTCTCGGTGCGCTCGGTGGAGGGCCCGGTGCGTGCGACCACGTCCGGTGGTTCGGTCTCCCTCCGCGGCGTGGCCGGCCGCGTCGAGGTGGTGACGGCCGGTGGTGGCGTGCTGGTTCGGGAGACCGGTTCGGACGTGCAGGTTTCCACTGCAGGAGGAGAGGTTATTGTGGAAGGAGCCGCGGGACGGGTGGAAGTCTCCACCGCCGGCGGAGACATCAATGTGACCTCCGTCGGGGGAGCGGCTGAACTCTCCACTGCCGGGGGCAACCTGGCGGTGCGTGCCATTGCCGGTCACGTCGAGGGCACCACGTCGGGGGGTGATGTCAGCGCGCAGGAACTGCTGGCAGGTGCCGACCTGGAAACCTTCGCTGGCGATATCGTGCTGCTGGACGTGGCCGGGCCGCTCCGGGTGATGACCCAGGTCGGGGACGTAATCCTTCGGCTGAGCGCGACTGAGGATGCCCCGGACGTGACGGCCACCACGCAATCGGGCGATGTGGAAATCTGGCTTTCCCAGGCCGTTTCCGCTCGTCTGGAAGCCACGTTGGGCATGGCCGGCGGCTTGTCGGGCCACGACATATCCAGTGATTTTCCGGTCACGCGCGAATCGCTCGGTTCCGCCCGAATCCGCAGCGTCGGCGTGCTCGGGGCGGGGGCCGGTCGGGTGCGTCTGGATGCGCGCAACGGAAGCATCCGGATCCGCACACTGAGGTGA
- a CDS encoding DUF4097 family beta strand repeat protein, which produces MNRLSHLNRTVRFFALAVVVALAGSTAALAKVEKDTIKRSFNVERGGTLYVDIDRGNVIVEAIDGSQVHVEMERFVNHRDADQVKRVLARHEWEIEGDDDDVVIESRFEQGEGRNRWRNTENFRLRVTVKVPYEYNVDFSSGAGNVTISDLRGYVDGRTGAGNIRIGEVNGDVELHAGSGNVDVDGVVGELEVHVGAGNVTLGYVDGEIQAATGSGNITARITRQPSDESTLESGAGNVVVYLRDEIGLYVDAKTSVGSASCAFGLEVEGRWMSKSFAGEVNGGGPDLTLRSGVGNVSLRRM; this is translated from the coding sequence ATGAACCGCTTATCTCACTTGAATCGGACCGTTCGCTTCTTCGCGCTGGCCGTGGTCGTGGCGCTCGCAGGATCCACTGCGGCGCTCGCCAAAGTCGAGAAGGACACCATCAAGCGCAGCTTCAATGTGGAACGGGGCGGCACGCTCTACGTGGACATTGACCGCGGCAACGTGATCGTCGAGGCGATCGACGGCAGCCAGGTGCATGTGGAGATGGAGCGTTTTGTCAACCACCGCGATGCCGATCAGGTGAAGCGCGTACTGGCACGGCACGAGTGGGAGATCGAAGGAGATGACGATGACGTGGTCATCGAATCCCGGTTCGAGCAGGGAGAGGGTCGCAACCGCTGGCGCAACACCGAAAATTTCCGGCTGCGCGTCACAGTGAAGGTGCCCTATGAGTACAACGTTGACTTCTCGTCCGGTGCCGGTAACGTGACGATTTCCGATCTGCGTGGGTACGTGGACGGACGCACCGGCGCAGGCAACATCCGCATCGGCGAAGTGAACGGTGACGTGGAACTGCATGCAGGCTCGGGCAACGTAGATGTCGACGGTGTCGTTGGAGAGCTTGAAGTGCACGTAGGTGCCGGCAACGTGACACTCGGATACGTGGATGGCGAAATCCAGGCAGCTACGGGCTCCGGAAATATCACCGCACGCATCACCCGTCAGCCCAGCGACGAGTCTACCCTCGAGTCCGGTGCCGGCAATGTCGTCGTGTATCTGCGTGACGAAATCGGCCTGTATGTGGACGCCAAGACCAGCGTCGGCTCGGCCAGTTGCGCCTTCGGACTGGAAGTCGAAGGACGCTGGATGAGCAAGAGCTTTGCGGGAGAGGTCAACGGAGGCGGGCCGGATCTGACACTGCGCTCCGGTGTCGGCAACGTATCCCTGCGTCGCATGTAG
- a CDS encoding TetR/AcrR family transcriptional regulator, protein MPAEPESNGVDLRRLILDETRHLLVAEGYNSLSMRRIAKKIGYSATAIYLHFDSKDALVHTLIDEGMGRLYDRLKDLKPEQGDPAEALHKGCMAYVRFGLDNPEYYEIMHLLHPERMERYPAEKFRRARRSLEMIGQILERGVKAGTFTVESATVASTAIWAMLHGVVSLIISRRVDVRIDQEELIQTLVGQVVTSVTLKPVRVRV, encoded by the coding sequence ATGCCCGCTGAACCAGAATCCAACGGAGTCGATCTGCGTCGCCTGATCCTGGATGAGACGCGGCATCTCCTGGTGGCGGAGGGGTACAACAGCCTGTCGATGCGTCGCATCGCAAAGAAGATCGGCTACTCGGCTACCGCCATCTATCTGCACTTCGACAGCAAGGATGCCTTGGTGCATACGCTGATCGACGAAGGCATGGGCCGCCTGTATGACAGGCTGAAGGATCTCAAGCCCGAGCAGGGAGACCCGGCGGAAGCCCTGCACAAGGGCTGCATGGCCTACGTGAGATTTGGCCTGGACAATCCCGAGTACTACGAAATCATGCATCTCCTGCATCCGGAGCGCATGGAGCGGTACCCGGCCGAGAAGTTTCGGCGTGCCCGGCGCAGCCTCGAAATGATCGGACAGATCTTGGAGCGCGGCGTCAAGGCGGGCACCTTCACCGTCGAGTCCGCGACCGTCGCCTCCACAGCCATCTGGGCCATGCTGCACGGTGTGGTGTCGCTGATCATCTCCAGGCGCGTTGATGTGCGCATCGACCAGGAAGAACTCATCCAGACTCTGGTCGGCCAGGTGGTCACCAGCGTCACCCTCAAGCCAGTTCGCGTTCGGGTATGA